A part of Dehalococcoidia bacterium genomic DNA contains:
- a CDS encoding ferritin-like domain-containing protein has product MLKRQQPATRPQPAPVIEVLQRLWQTKLSTIALLEKWRAETADSELESGLSRHLIDERRHATMIGEQIRRLGGRITSGPKDAGTRAFAQAEEAGDDLQRLFALYRGVKPYTVDRCYHAMPHVDASLAQVLHKITLDEERHIRWADVRIQRLVTHANMRECNLIASRVRAGLQAAWERQWRHFSQMLHRAGA; this is encoded by the coding sequence ATGCTCAAACGGCAGCAACCAGCGACCCGGCCGCAGCCGGCGCCAGTCATCGAAGTCCTGCAGCGTCTCTGGCAGACCAAGCTCAGCACGATAGCCCTGCTGGAGAAGTGGCGGGCTGAGACCGCTGACAGCGAACTGGAGTCCGGCCTTTCCCGCCACCTCATCGACGAGCGCCGTCACGCGACGATGATCGGAGAGCAGATCAGACGCCTCGGCGGCAGGATCACCTCCGGCCCCAAAGACGCCGGTACCAGGGCCTTCGCCCAGGCGGAGGAGGCCGGAGACGACCTCCAGAGGTTGTTCGCCCTGTACCGCGGCGTGAAGCCCTACACGGTCGACAGGTGCTATCACGCCATGCCCCACGTGGACGCCTCGCTCGCCCAGGTCTTGCACAAGATAACCTTGGATGAGGAGCGCCACATTCGCTGGGCAGACGTGCGCATCCAGCGCCTGGTGACCCACGCCAACATGCGCGAATGCAACCTGATCGCTTCGCGCGTGCGCGCGGGGCTCCAGGCCGCCTGGGAGCGGCAGTGGCGCCACTTCTCGCAGATGCTCCACAGGGCCGGCGCCTGA
- a CDS encoding sensor domain-containing diguanylate cyclase codes for MRLMSRFGGNKKKPEGLDPEALRRAARPEPRRRLSAEEVYVRAERLNELAVLSLFLHSAGTMEEMLALFLERSPRVTGAVVTYPLLLDRRRDILHASPLANVEDHGIEQACLAANYNLADAEFPLPLRSWRRNVMEGGEVVVEDDLRNVFDEGLDREAIDAIKKELQITRVASVPLVMEGETFGLCVFMFSGSEPDIEILELVAGHCTLALKDLMAGEETTRFGGIDPVTWAFTRRHFLEALEQEVLRARRYGRGLSVILFDIDDFGEFNANFGHTLGDRVLRAVAMTLAATVAPPEMVARYGGDEFAVLLPETNRAVAVELTSSIMKKLSALSVFDDASGEKQVISASAAIVSYPEDGGTRDELLASAELGIEQAKEERRERMAPERELSPVQRLRLANKRANVA; via the coding sequence ATGAGGCTGATGTCGCGGTTCGGCGGCAACAAGAAGAAGCCCGAGGGCCTGGACCCAGAGGCGCTTCGCCGCGCCGCGCGCCCGGAGCCCCGCCGCCGCCTGAGCGCGGAAGAAGTCTACGTGCGCGCCGAGAGGCTCAACGAGCTCGCCGTACTCAGCCTCTTCCTGCACAGCGCTGGGACCATGGAGGAAATGCTGGCGCTGTTTCTGGAGCGCTCGCCGAGGGTGACCGGCGCGGTGGTGACCTACCCGCTTCTCCTGGACCGCAGGCGCGACATCCTCCACGCCTCGCCCCTGGCAAACGTGGAGGACCATGGCATCGAGCAGGCGTGTCTCGCCGCCAACTACAACCTGGCCGACGCCGAATTCCCGCTGCCGCTGCGCAGTTGGCGCCGAAACGTCATGGAAGGCGGCGAGGTCGTAGTCGAGGACGACCTGCGCAACGTCTTCGACGAGGGCCTGGACCGCGAGGCCATCGACGCGATCAAGAAGGAGCTGCAGATCACGCGTGTCGCCAGCGTCCCGCTGGTCATGGAAGGCGAGACCTTCGGACTCTGCGTGTTCATGTTCTCGGGCTCCGAGCCCGACATCGAGATCCTGGAGCTCGTGGCCGGACACTGCACGCTTGCCCTGAAAGACCTGATGGCCGGAGAGGAGACGACGCGCTTCGGCGGTATCGACCCCGTCACATGGGCGTTTACCCGGCGCCACTTCCTGGAAGCCCTAGAGCAGGAGGTGCTGAGAGCCCGGCGCTACGGTCGCGGGCTATCGGTCATCCTGTTCGACATCGACGACTTCGGCGAGTTCAACGCCAACTTTGGGCACACGCTCGGCGACCGCGTCCTGCGCGCCGTCGCGATGACCCTGGCGGCGACTGTTGCGCCGCCGGAGATGGTGGCCCGCTACGGCGGCGATGAGTTCGCCGTCCTACTGCCGGAGACGAACCGCGCCGTAGCAGTGGAACTCACATCGTCGATCATGAAGAAGCTCTCGGCGCTCTCCGTGTTCGATGACGCCTCTGGCGAAAAGCAGGTGATTTCGGCTTCGGCCGCGATCGTCTCCTATCCCGAAGACGGGGGGACACGGGACGAGTTGCTTGCATCCGCGGAGCTGGGCATCGAGCAGGCCAAGGAGGAGCGCCGCGAACGCATGGCGCCCGAGCGCGAGCTTTCGCCGGTGCAAAGGTTGCGGCTGGCCAACAAGCGCGCGAACGTCGCCTGA
- a CDS encoding O-antigen ligase family protein: MGRPHPRETPLLRLSRSRLAPLLSAALFVWLAYLVLLPLSYNELDVFDATRRMQVLFGAAALAYLAHLAWHRRLPGPTRLDWPLLGVIAAYGVAIALSIYPRFSLEAAVVPALAVFTFYMLSDLEEVTPRAMVRGLAAVGLAGAVLALWDAGEEYASRLSLLSAVAGGVSLRDIVPPAVPRVEGVGDHVNMIALAFNITLPFVLLLALQGDRTERLVARAGAGVMLLALFLTLSRGAWVSAAIALPLFAVLYRLHGRASGLRLPRPPSRLILAGAALSMLAVAVAAVLVASRWESRPQWLFRSSLSPRYDAFEVGLEIARDEPFTGAGPNSYSLLYNVYSGDYPIENFHPHNGYLAVVVDAGLLGAAAVGIAALVLVLSLVRVFRQAPAGSRAMAAACMSALAALAVHGVFDMPNQSKTALLLLAAVSALASKLDRPGVSPRVASTSNIPRLAMLAFVPLALAGWLWTDRGHAAYDDSLADLARGDFDRAAREALWATERDPDYAAYHLHAGVVQTIAYFVHNNRGDPLPALLDGGIASLERSLELEPRGGIAHINLALALQARNERERAVEHAALAVFRAPGDGTIAGAAGTIFEWAGRREEAIDAYARAVTHDASLIESRFWDTTPFRREVRSEVIARTFLTDCRKARVVALYYAYPQDDLAALTSACRRLVERWPSDARARSDLAIALQSTGAREEALAHARRAVAQEPDNAYARTALGFALLAPDTAAQARRELALGLYLGDPDAAVLLHMYYQSSQLSPDREVPEEVLDRLDSMLATAAPFVYEGGRQQYLLGILYYRPRYFRESPVAILIPSGPDGWLALSSPRAERIEAALRAAGRR, from the coding sequence GTGGGACGGCCGCACCCTAGGGAAACGCCCCTGCTACGCCTCTCTCGTTCCCGCCTGGCGCCCCTGCTCTCGGCCGCGCTTTTCGTCTGGCTGGCCTACCTTGTCCTCCTCCCCCTGAGCTACAACGAGCTCGACGTCTTCGACGCCACGCGGCGCATGCAGGTCCTCTTCGGCGCCGCGGCGCTTGCTTATCTTGCGCACCTGGCCTGGCACCGCCGGCTACCGGGGCCGACGCGGCTTGACTGGCCGCTGCTCGGGGTGATTGCAGCCTACGGGGTCGCCATCGCGCTCTCGATCTACCCCCGCTTCAGTCTCGAGGCTGCCGTTGTCCCGGCGCTAGCGGTTTTCACTTTCTACATGCTCTCCGACCTCGAGGAGGTGACTCCCCGGGCGATGGTCCGTGGCCTTGCGGCCGTCGGGCTTGCCGGCGCCGTACTCGCGCTCTGGGACGCCGGCGAGGAATACGCCTCCCGCCTCTCCCTCCTGTCCGCGGTTGCCGGCGGCGTCAGTCTGCGCGACATCGTGCCTCCGGCCGTACCGCGCGTCGAAGGTGTGGGCGACCACGTGAACATGATCGCCCTCGCCTTCAATATCACGCTGCCCTTCGTCCTGCTCCTGGCCTTGCAGGGCGACCGGACCGAAAGGCTTGTCGCCCGGGCCGGGGCGGGTGTCATGCTGCTCGCCCTCTTCCTGACGCTGTCCCGCGGCGCCTGGGTAAGCGCGGCCATCGCCTTGCCCCTGTTCGCTGTGTTGTATCGGCTGCATGGCCGCGCCAGCGGGCTGCGCCTCCCCAGGCCGCCTTCGCGGTTGATCCTTGCTGGCGCGGCGCTATCGATGCTGGCCGTTGCTGTCGCCGCCGTCCTCGTCGCCTCGCGCTGGGAGTCTCGCCCCCAATGGCTCTTCCGGTCCTCCCTCTCGCCTCGCTACGACGCCTTCGAGGTCGGCCTGGAGATCGCGCGCGACGAGCCCTTCACGGGCGCCGGACCGAACTCCTACAGCCTTCTGTACAACGTCTACAGCGGCGACTACCCCATCGAGAACTTTCATCCCCACAACGGCTACCTCGCCGTCGTCGTGGACGCGGGGCTCCTTGGCGCGGCCGCAGTGGGGATTGCCGCGCTTGTGCTGGTCCTGAGCCTGGTGCGCGTTTTCCGGCAGGCGCCGGCAGGAAGCCGAGCGATGGCCGCGGCTTGCATGTCCGCCCTCGCGGCCCTTGCCGTGCATGGCGTCTTCGACATGCCCAACCAGTCGAAGACGGCACTGCTTCTGCTCGCCGCTGTCAGCGCGCTGGCGTCGAAGCTCGATCGTCCGGGAGTGTCGCCGCGCGTTGCTTCGACCTCGAACATCCCCAGGCTGGCAATGCTGGCTTTTGTGCCCCTGGCGTTGGCCGGGTGGCTCTGGACGGACCGCGGCCACGCCGCGTACGACGACAGCCTTGCCGACCTGGCAAGAGGGGACTTCGACCGGGCGGCCCGGGAGGCGCTCTGGGCCACGGAGAGAGACCCCGACTACGCCGCCTACCACCTCCACGCCGGCGTTGTCCAGACCATTGCTTACTTCGTCCACAACAACCGCGGTGATCCCCTGCCCGCGTTGCTGGATGGCGGCATCGCTTCCCTGGAGCGCAGCCTCGAGCTCGAGCCCCGCGGCGGCATCGCCCACATCAACCTCGCCCTGGCCCTCCAGGCGAGGAACGAGAGGGAGAGGGCAGTCGAGCACGCCGCCCTCGCGGTCTTTCGCGCCCCCGGCGACGGCACGATTGCCGGAGCCGCAGGCACGATCTTCGAGTGGGCCGGCCGCCGGGAGGAGGCGATCGACGCCTACGCCCGCGCCGTGACCCACGATGCGTCGCTCATTGAATCGCGCTTCTGGGACACGACGCCTTTCCGCCGCGAGGTCCGGTCTGAGGTCATCGCGCGGACGTTCCTAACGGACTGCCGGAAAGCCCGCGTCGTCGCCCTCTACTACGCATACCCGCAAGACGACCTCGCCGCGCTCACGAGCGCCTGCCGGCGTCTGGTGGAAAGATGGCCCTCAGATGCACGTGCCCGCTCGGACCTGGCTATTGCCCTCCAGAGCACTGGCGCGCGGGAAGAGGCCCTGGCCCACGCCCGACGCGCCGTCGCACAGGAGCCGGACAATGCCTACGCGCGCACGGCGCTCGGCTTCGCCTTGCTGGCGCCTGATACCGCGGCGCAAGCGCGCAGGGAACTGGCCCTCGGGCTCTACCTGGGCGATCCCGATGCCGCCGTGCTCCTGCACATGTACTACCAGTCGAGTCAGCTCAGCCCGGACCGGGAAGTGCCGGAAGAGGTGCTGGACCGCCTGGACTCAATGCTTGCCACTGCCGCCCCCTTCGTCTACGAAGGCGGCCGCCAGCAGTACCTCCTCGGCATCCTCTACTACCGGCCTCGCTACTTCCGTGAGTCGCCTGTCGCCATCCTGATACCCAGCGGCCCCGATGGCTGGCTGGCCCTGAGCTCCCCGCGCGCGGAGCGCATCGAGGCGGCTCTGCGGGCGGCCGGCAGGCGCTAG
- the ccrA gene encoding crotonyl-CoA carboxylase/reductase — MTATTKKSLYDLGETPPLGFIPEKMHAQVIRQSRYGPPTQAFAHEIVDVPSIEPNEVLVYVMAAGINYNNVWAGLGIPVDIVRLHKQMNEAGDDEGYHIGGSDASGIVYAVGSQVTNVKVGDEVVVHCGMWDENDPYVKAGNDPMFSPTFRIWGYESNWGSFAQFTKVQAHQCLPKPPHLTWEAAAAYMLVGATAYRMLTNWTPHNVREGDVVLVWGGSGGLGSQAIQIVKAFGGIPIAVVSSEERGNFCMSLGAKGYINRKQFDHWGRLPDWTDDAAIQKATLGFRAFGKAIWDILGERRNPRIVFEHPGQDTIPTSMFVCDTGGMVVICAGTTGYNADVDLRYLWMRQKRLQGSHFANDEDAAGFNNLVMEGKIDPCLGQVFSFDEVGLCHQLLHENRHPDGNMAILVGAPRPGMKEVP; from the coding sequence GTGACAGCCACCACGAAGAAGTCCCTCTATGACCTCGGCGAGACACCACCCCTGGGGTTCATCCCGGAGAAGATGCATGCTCAGGTAATCCGCCAGAGCCGTTACGGACCGCCTACCCAGGCCTTCGCCCACGAGATCGTCGATGTGCCGTCGATCGAGCCGAACGAAGTCCTGGTCTATGTCATGGCGGCAGGCATCAACTACAACAACGTCTGGGCTGGCCTCGGCATCCCGGTCGACATAGTGCGCCTGCACAAGCAGATGAACGAGGCGGGTGACGACGAGGGCTACCACATCGGCGGTTCCGACGCCTCCGGCATCGTGTACGCCGTCGGCAGCCAGGTCACCAACGTCAAGGTCGGCGACGAGGTCGTCGTGCACTGCGGCATGTGGGACGAGAACGACCCCTACGTCAAGGCGGGTAACGACCCCATGTTCAGCCCCACCTTCCGGATCTGGGGCTACGAGAGCAATTGGGGTTCGTTCGCGCAGTTCACCAAGGTCCAGGCCCACCAGTGCCTCCCCAAGCCGCCCCATCTGACCTGGGAAGCCGCCGCCGCCTACATGCTCGTCGGCGCGACCGCTTACCGGATGCTCACGAACTGGACGCCGCACAACGTGCGCGAGGGAGATGTCGTCCTCGTCTGGGGCGGCTCTGGCGGCCTGGGCTCACAGGCGATCCAGATCGTGAAGGCCTTCGGCGGTATCCCCATCGCCGTCGTGTCGAGCGAGGAGCGCGGCAACTTCTGCATGAGCCTCGGGGCCAAGGGCTACATCAACCGCAAGCAGTTCGACCACTGGGGCCGCTTGCCCGACTGGACGGACGATGCCGCGATACAGAAGGCCACCCTGGGCTTCCGCGCCTTCGGCAAGGCGATCTGGGATATCCTCGGCGAGCGGCGGAACCCGCGCATCGTCTTCGAGCACCCGGGCCAGGACACCATTCCGACCTCGATGTTCGTCTGTGACACGGGCGGCATGGTCGTCATCTGCGCCGGCACCACCGGCTACAACGCCGACGTCGACCTGCGCTACCTCTGGATGCGGCAGAAGCGGCTCCAGGGCTCTCACTTTGCCAATGACGAGGATGCGGCCGGCTTCAACAACCTCGTCATGGAGGGCAAGATCGACCCCTGCCTGGGCCAGGTCTTCTCCTTCGACGAAGTCGGCCTTTGCCATCAGCTGCTGCACGAAAACCGGCATCCGGACGGCAACATGGCGATCCTCGTCGGTGCGCCGCGGCCGGGCATGAAGGAAGTGCCGTAG